One genomic region from Magallana gigas chromosome 3, xbMagGiga1.1, whole genome shotgun sequence encodes:
- the LOC105321704 gene encoding uncharacterized protein, protein MPKSKKSALPLHNKQRVGKGKDTPGPPLLFGGGGRLTPHNFPLSPWTVLASFCLWVCIGLAAYKCLLYFGTYRSIEPDLDGKNCDVHFKKSLEENLKIAENYSSGDAGPYIKRIGSQMYGETFAGTPSPRELPQIPPIVTAVSSADFFQVQGLIRDIEDVNKSGKVVIKLIIFDLGMYNSEKEIMKKHCNCEVRSFDVGHYPAHMAVFSNKAYQPIIIQTILEEFGSVIWIDPTVKLKDARDLSMLKFRGSHDFFLWEEEIFNSIVAYTHPKTFEFFEEKRCTFTDMGMMDTSIIVLYRTNLTWLGIMKPWLKCALSVNCISPRGAKNSECFHWERPKTTGCHWFAQSAFSIIVNRVFQFSSRMDKLSIPRFITKEDVETVYHFPEQPWTYGEMLFVVILPTMVCGALLYMYQRRTRARKEQYLRR, encoded by the exons atgccaAAATCCAAGAAATCGGCCTTGCCTCTACACAACAAGCAGAGGGTGGGGAAAGGAAAGGATACGCCGGGGCCACCACTTCTGTTCGGGGGAGGGGGCAGGTTAACGCCTCACAATTTCCCCCTCAGCCCATGGACGGTGCTTGCGTCTTTTTGTCTCTGGGTGTGCATTGGCCTAGCAGCTTATAAATGCCTCCTATACTTTGGTACGTACCGCTCAATTGAACCAGACTTGGATGGCAAAAACTGTGATGTTCACTTCAAGAAATCATTGGAAGAAAATCTAAAAATTGCTGAGAATTACTCCAGTGGAGATGCTGGTCCTTATATCAAGAGAATAGGCTCTCAGATGTATGGGGAGACGTTTGCTGGGACACCTTCTCCGAGGGAACTACCACAGATTCCTCCCATTGTCACTGCAGTGTCGTCTGCTGATTTTTTTCAAGTTCAAGGTCTCATCCGGGACATCGAAGATGTCAATAAGAGCGGGAAAGTTGTCATCAAACTCATCATTTTCGATTTAGGAATGTACAACTCAGAGAAAGAAATC ATGAAGAAACATTGCAACTGCGAAGTGAGATCGTTTGACGTCGGCCATTACCCAGCACACATGGCTGTTTTCTCAAACAAGGCCTATCAGCCAATCATAATCCAG ACTATTTTGGAAGAATTTGGATCCGTTATCTGGATTGATCCAACTGTTAAACTGAAGGATGCACGTGATCTGAGCATGCTTAAATTCCGAGGGTCTCACGATTTCTTTCTGTGGGAAGaagaaattttcaattcaattgttgCGTACACTCACCCGAAGACGTTCGAGTTTTTCGAAGAAAAACGATGCACCTTTACGGACATGGGTATGATGGACACTAGCATTATAGTTCTATACAGGACAAATTTGACGTGGCTTGGCATCATGAAGCCATGGCTGAAATGTGCCCTCTCTGTAAATTGCATATCTCCGAGAGGTGCCAAAAACTCTGAATGTTTTCATTGGGAACGACCTAAGACAACTGGATGTCATTGGTTTGCCCAATCAGCTTTTAGTATAATCGTCAATAGAGTCTTCCAATTTTCATCTCGTATGGACAAGTTATCCATTCCTCGTTTCATAACCAAGGAGGACGTAGAAACAGTTTATCATTTTCCAGAGCAGCCGTGGACTTATGGAGAGATGTTGTTTGTGGTAATTCTGCCCACCATGGTCTGTGGTGCCCTATTATATATGTATCAGCGACGAACGAGAGCGAGAAAAGAGCAATATCTAAGGAGATGA
- the LOC105321705 gene encoding TAR DNA-binding protein 43, whose amino-acid sequence MSQYIQVAEEEGEEPMEVPSEEDGTLLLSTLSAQFPGACGLKYRNPDTGSMRGIRLADGRLYPPDIEWSNRIYVAVFPKTENKKKQGPGNNASVSTGSPDEQEGGHHKSKKFERQRCSDLIVLGLPWKSTEEDLRKYFSQFGELLMVQVKVDPRTRQSKGFGFIRFADYDSQFKCMSQRHMIDGRWCDVRIPNSKEGAQQIMNRKVFVGRCTEDMTAEDLRNYFGKFGEVVDVFIPKPFRAFAFVTFADPEVSQNLCGEDHIIKGASVHISSAAPKNYDRHNDKKSTSPHQLGYTQAYPPNPWSQGPRGSTQPMHNQGTPMAQGSLPNNLGLSNLNLGALQFNPAMLAAAQAMLSGQGGWGPVGLVSQGNNPPAAGTVTTVTTNNITGGETSSQASVQSFGSIGSGSGGTAGTAPPIPNNNSFLGWGSSQGSASETGGSPGVGGWGTPQSKPSGAWN is encoded by the exons ATGAGTCAGTATATTCAGGTGGCCGAAGAAGAAGGCGAGGAGCCTATGGAAGTTCCGAGCGAGGAGGACGGCACCCTTCTTCTGTCAACACTGTCTGCTCAGTTCCCTGGAGCTTGTGGGTTGAAATATCGCAACCCTGACACAGGTTCTATGAGAGGAATACGACTAGCAGATGGACGGCTGTATCCGCCAGATATAGAGTGGTCAAATAGGATATATGTTGCAGTGTTTCCAAAAA CTgaaaataagaagaaacaggGACCAGGAAACAATGCTTCTGTCAGCACTGGTAGCCCAGACGAACAGGAAGGGGGGCACCACAAATCAAAGAAGTTCGAGAGACAGCGCTGTAGTGACCTCATTGTGCTGGGATTACCATGGAAGAGCACAGAAGAAGACTTAAGAAAATACTTCTCACAATTTGGCGAACTGTTAATGGTTCAG GTGAAAGTTGATCCACGGACCCGTCAGTCGAAAGGTTTTGGGTTTATACGATTTGCGGATTATGACTCCCAGTTCAAGTGTATGTCACAGCGTCACATGATTGATGGCAGATGGTGTGATGTCCGTATTCCTAATTCCAAG GAAGGAGCCCAGCAGATAATGAATAGGAAAGTATTTGTGGGGCGTTGCACAGAGGATATGACAGCGGAGGATCTACGGAATTATTTTGGCAAGTTTGGAGAGGTTGTTGATGTATTTATTCCCAAGCCATTCCGTGCATTTGCGTTTGTTACTTTTGCTGATCCCGAGGTGTCACAGAACTTGTGTGGAGAAGATCACATCATCAAAGGTGCCAGCGTTCACATAAGTAGTGCTGCCCCTAAAAACTACGACCGTCACAATGACAAGAAATCAACCAGCCCCCACCAGCTTGGATACACACAAGCATATCCTCCCAATCCATGGAGCCAGGGACCACGCGGATCCACCCAACCCATGCATAACCAGGGTACTCCCATGGCCCAGGGAAGTCTACCTAATAATCTAGGACTCAGTAATTTAAACCTTGGGGCCCTCCAATTCAACCCAGCCATGCTTGCTGCTGCACAGGCCATGTTGAGTGGCCAGGGTGGTTGGGGCCCTGTAGGTTTGGTCAGTCAGGGCAATAATCCCCCGGCAGCAGGGACAGTCACCACGGTAACAACCAATAACATCACGGGAGGAGAGACGTCCAGTCAGGCCAGTGTACAAAGCTTTGGTAGTATAGGCAGTGGCTCAGGGGGAACGGCTGGCACAGCTCCACCTATCCCCAATAACAACAGTTTTCTAGGCTGGGGGAGTTCTCAAGGTTCAGCCTCGGAAACCGGAGGCAGCCCTGGGGTAGGAGGCTGGGGGACaccccaaagtaaacccagtgGTGCATGGAATTGA
- the LOC105321707 gene encoding small cardioactive peptides-like precursor, translated as MIVSGITSFMLLFVLLLQTDAKPTSALRQKRAPKYFYFPRMGRSAFYFPRMGRNQESADQEQSEEDIPCCNVGVSRAWGPEDPEPRRICPAAKCCGHLSSKVYVDSDLTVYEICVSDVAALPMEQKS; from the exons ATGATTGTGTCCGGGATTACATCTTTCATGCTCCTTTTTGTCTTGCTTCTGCAAACGGATGCAAAG ccAACATCAGCTTTAAGACAGAAGCGTGCTCCT aaatatttctatttcccGCGAATGGGTCGATCG GCTTTTTATTTCCCACGGATGGGCAGGAATCAGGAATCAGCTGACCAGGAACAATCCGAGGAGGACATTCCATGCTGCAATGTGGGCGTGTCCAGGGCCTGGGGCCCAGAGGATCCCGAGCCCAGACGTATTTGTCCCGCCGCCAAATGCTGTGGTCATTTGTCTTCAAAAGTCTATGTGGATTCCGATCTAACAGTCTACGAAATATGTGTTTCTGATGTG GCTGCACTTCCAATGGAGCAGAAGAGCTAA
- the LOC105321707 gene encoding small cardioactive peptides-like isoform X1, which produces MIVSGITSFMLLFVLLLQTDAKPTSALRQKRAPGFQFPRLGRLQEYKVNKRPLQFPRLGGKRSSPPEKFDSSPDIYVEEIEPVLNDDIIDSFLRGQNDLSPQDRYQESEVNKRGIQFPRLGRKRSSLADMHTYREYAEKMLNSADDDFPHDIREKLLSMLHSDDEGPTNRIIII; this is translated from the exons ATGATTGTGTCCGGGATTACATCTTTCATGCTCCTTTTTGTCTTGCTTCTGCAAACGGATGCAAAG ccAACATCAGCTTTAAGACAGAAGCGTGCTCCT GGATTTCAATTCCCGCGCTTGGGAAGGTTACAAGAATAT AAAGTAAACAAGCGGCCCTTACAATTTCCACGCTTGGGTGGGAAAAGATCTTCTCCACCCGAG AAGTTTGACAGTTCTCCAGACATTTATGTCGAAGAAATTGAACCGGTTTTAAATGATGATATAATAGATAGTTTTCTAAGGGGACAAAATGATTTGTCCCCTCAGGACCGTTATCAG GAAAGCGAAGTGAATAAAAGGGGAATTCAGTTTCCAAGATTGGGAAGAAAAAGGAGTTCATTAGCTGACATGCACACCTAT AGAGAATATgcagaaaaaatgttaaattcggCAGATGACGATTTTCCACATGACATTAGAGAGAAGCTGTTGTCAATGCTCCACTCAGATGACGAGGGACCGACAAATAGAATCATCATCATCTGA
- the LOC105321707 gene encoding small cardioactive peptides-like isoform X2 encodes MIVSGITSFMLLFVLLLQTDAKPTSALRQKRAPGFQFPRLGRLQEYKFDSSPDIYVEEIEPVLNDDIIDSFLRGQNDLSPQDRYQESEVNKRGIQFPRLGRKRSSLADMHTYREYAEKMLNSADDDFPHDIREKLLSMLHSDDEGPTNRIIII; translated from the exons ATGATTGTGTCCGGGATTACATCTTTCATGCTCCTTTTTGTCTTGCTTCTGCAAACGGATGCAAAG ccAACATCAGCTTTAAGACAGAAGCGTGCTCCT GGATTTCAATTCCCGCGCTTGGGAAGGTTACAAGAATAT AAGTTTGACAGTTCTCCAGACATTTATGTCGAAGAAATTGAACCGGTTTTAAATGATGATATAATAGATAGTTTTCTAAGGGGACAAAATGATTTGTCCCCTCAGGACCGTTATCAG GAAAGCGAAGTGAATAAAAGGGGAATTCAGTTTCCAAGATTGGGAAGAAAAAGGAGTTCATTAGCTGACATGCACACCTAT AGAGAATATgcagaaaaaatgttaaattcggCAGATGACGATTTTCCACATGACATTAGAGAGAAGCTGTTGTCAATGCTCCACTCAGATGACGAGGGACCGACAAATAGAATCATCATCATCTGA
- the LOC105321707 gene encoding small cardioactive peptides-like isoform X4, with product MIVSGITSFMLLFVLLLQTDAKPTSALRQKRAPGFQFPRLGRLQEYESEVNKRGIQFPRLGRKRSSLADMHTYREYAEKMLNSADDDFPHDIREKLLSMLHSDDEGPTNRIIII from the exons ATGATTGTGTCCGGGATTACATCTTTCATGCTCCTTTTTGTCTTGCTTCTGCAAACGGATGCAAAG ccAACATCAGCTTTAAGACAGAAGCGTGCTCCT GGATTTCAATTCCCGCGCTTGGGAAGGTTACAAGAATAT GAAAGCGAAGTGAATAAAAGGGGAATTCAGTTTCCAAGATTGGGAAGAAAAAGGAGTTCATTAGCTGACATGCACACCTAT AGAGAATATgcagaaaaaatgttaaattcggCAGATGACGATTTTCCACATGACATTAGAGAGAAGCTGTTGTCAATGCTCCACTCAGATGACGAGGGACCGACAAATAGAATCATCATCATCTGA
- the LOC105321707 gene encoding small cardioactive peptides-like isoform X3, with protein sequence MIVSGITSFMLLFVLLLQTDAKPTSALRQKRAPGFQFPRLGRLQEYKVNKRPLQFPRLGGKRSSPPEKFDSSPDIYVEEIEPVLNDDIIDSFLRGQNDLSPQDRYQMLTSMHAVARLQ encoded by the exons ATGATTGTGTCCGGGATTACATCTTTCATGCTCCTTTTTGTCTTGCTTCTGCAAACGGATGCAAAG ccAACATCAGCTTTAAGACAGAAGCGTGCTCCT GGATTTCAATTCCCGCGCTTGGGAAGGTTACAAGAATAT AAAGTAAACAAGCGGCCCTTACAATTTCCACGCTTGGGTGGGAAAAGATCTTCTCCACCCGAG AAGTTTGACAGTTCTCCAGACATTTATGTCGAAGAAATTGAACCGGTTTTAAATGATGATATAATAGATAGTTTTCTAAGGGGACAAAATGATTTGTCCCCTCAGGACCGTTATCAG ATGTTGACATCAATGCATGCTGTTGCTCGATTGCAATAA